The genomic stretch AGAAGCACTGCCTTCTGTATTAGCACCAGTACAGTGTCAACAGGCTCCCATTTTACAGAAATTACCAACCCGTTCACCTGCATGGAACGTGTAAAGCAGTGTGTAAAGATTGCATCAGCCTGGACATCCATCAGGGGGACCTACAGTCTATGCTGGAGGCATCTGGGCAGATAAGAGCAAACAGGGAGctgggaattaaaaaaaataatgataaataaataaatagtaagACCAACAATAACATCCACCAAACTTCTAACCGCTTGCTCAATGCAGGACTGTAGAGAGGCTGAAGTCGGTCCTGGACAACACAGGGCAAAATGCAGGAGATCACTTTGGCCAGCATGACAGTTCGCTGCAAgggcatacgcacacacacagacgcagacgcacacactgtatgtagggtatacctctccttatggggaccgctcattcacttctatgggaaaaatgctaacgctaactatgacaaccttaacccccactcagccctgaccataaccataagtatccatccatccattttccaaaccgcttatcctactgggtcacggggggtccggagcctatcccggaagcaatgggcacgagacagggcataaccataagtaaccaagcaaaatacaagagtttttgcatttttagttttttcatagcagagAATAGTttccctggtccccataagggaaaaaaatatttatcacgttatggggacattgtgtccccataaggataggtatacccactcacacacacacacacacacacacagtatggcCACAGTTTAGGCTGTGTTCGAAATTCCCACTCACCCACCATATAGTCCCCTATATAGTGAATTGGCCATTATGTAGTGCTGTTAGAATTCCCACCTATAAATTTCATTCACTATATACTGCACTACAAAACTATCAGTCACAACATTGGACTGCAGGATGAAATCCCACGAAAAGCCATgcaacactgggagaacatgcacgtCCATATGCTCAGATCAGGGGACAAGTATACTAAACCTCCAAAGCTGGAGGTGAGAGTCAATAGCTACCTAAATATATCCTCCATACCGTCCTTCCAATAACATTTCAAATCATTGCAAATGTTCCCCTCCTTAAGGAGAACAACAAACCTCTTCCCAGCCACCATGAAAAGttaataatcatttaacatAATCAAATACATATCAGGTATCGTCCCCATATACAATATGGTCAAAAACTGATCAACGGCagcttttaaaatgtaatacaaTCATCCGTACATGTGTGCATATAGGTCAAAGTGCAGCGGTCAAGTAAAATTCATGTCAAGTAAAGGTCCGATTATGGACCAGTTTGTGTATATTGCGCGCAGACTGAACGCTTTGTCCCACTGAATCGTTTTACTTGAAGACACTTGTTGAGATTTAAGCCATTCGCTACGTGGTCTTCCTCTCTCCTTCGCTCCAGTATTTCTCCGTCTGCATCTCCGTGAGACGTGACACGGTCCTCTGGAAAGCAAAGACCTCCTCTTCCCCGCTGAAGATGGCCAGGTCTTTGGCGGCATCCTGGTTGACATGCCAATCAGAagagaacagccaatcagacgcAGTTTTTGTAATGGATGAGcaaatttaatattgtgatACAGGACAGGGAAGTGAAAAACGAAAGCCTTCGAGTAGactctcaaaataaataaaagaggcACCTATTGGGTGTACTGATGCCATTCTGATGGCAAAAGCAAGGCAATATAGACAATATAGTGTCAACATGGTATCCTTCCAATAAGCCATTTACAAGTGTGCGAATAGTTTTAGTTTTAGAGTGTTGTTGTTATCTAATGATATCTAGTACAGGTCAAAATATAAGGGAATTCAAGACTGAGCAGTACGTTAATCACGTAGCGACACTGTAAAGATTTTAGGAGAGTATCAGCTCTGGTCTTTCTGTATGAATCTGCTTTTGTGTTTTTCTGCTGAGCTGTAAGCTCTTACCCTAGTCAATCCCAGATCATCCATGAGAATCCTGTGATGCTCGTCGTCATGATTGTGCTGGTCGTGAACAAATATGCTCTCCAGGGGCGTCTCTGCCAGAATCACCACCCGCACCTGCGAGTGCCCGGACACTGATGACATAACTCTCTTACGTGTGTGTCCGAAACCTACCCAACAGGCTTCACAGAGGAATGGAAGACCAGCGTCTGCCTGACACGCACCTTATGCTCGTAGAGGGTGTCGATGAGGGTTATGAAGCGTCTAGCTTGGGTCTTCTTGTGCAACGTCAGGAGGGGAATGTGGCGTATGAAGACTGTGTCAAACAACCTGGATATCTCCAGATAGTCAATAGCACCCAACGGCTGCAGAAGAACAGAACACCTTTTTCTTTTTTCGCTAAGGGATAACCTCAACCGCCATGCTAACCAGTCAAAACAAAGTCCAGAAATGTAACTGGACACTAAGCAGGGACCTCATCACACTGAAATTATAAGCCAGAAAGTAAGCCTACTGAATTTATCAGTGACATCTACCTTGGATCCAGCAGACCTACACAGTTGGTTTAACTTTTGGGATTAATTATGGATCATGTATTGGCTATGGGAACATacttacagtactgtgcaaaagtcttagccaGTCAAAGGAAATTATGTATAAATGATCTTTATGTTGGTGTTATGATGTCTCagccatttcaaaatctctcttAAAGTCGCCCCAGTATTTGTGACTATCAAATACACccgtgtattttttgactcgacCACAAGCACACTTTCTCtcgctaatcaatacctcactgactttttaacacTAActtagttaattaattaagtaagCTGGTTGTGAAATGTaatgaatacatggaatggctgaggtgcccctgaggagaggtttgtgaGCTGAAGCGGcgttcatctagccgtccaactagatatcactgactttttggagaacagaagatttTCTTGTCAGTTTttgttgtgttactcttaattttcatatgttctggttttatattgttatttgttctaagtaAATATAGACTtagtacccagataaatagccttaAACATTTCCGCTGGCTGCCTACGGCTTTTGCACTGTACTGTATTCACCACCCGAATCAGCAAGTATAGTATTCATTTTAAGAAAAGATGTTCTGAATCACCAAATATTAAAGCATAAAATGAAGCTACATAAAGGGCAGGATATAAAATACAATGCAAATGTTAACAAAGGCGGTTCATATGAATTATTGCAGAAGCACATATGAAGATCAACTTCACATCAACTTCTTGTtctcatgttattcacaaaaacACTGTGTTGTACTTTGTTCCGTTTCATTACATTACAGAAAACAAAAGGCAGCATATCTAACAGCCAAAGATTATCAAGATTATCAGCTTTACATTCAATTCCTCAACTATCCAATCATGCCAAACAGCAGCATTATCCATTAAGTGGTTGATTAGGTGAGTTTCATCTACCAGATATACCTGATTTACTTTGGTCACTTAATATAAAAAGATATTCAAAATAATATTATGATTAACGATACCGATTTAAAATAATTAGCCGTTAATTAACTCTCGGATGTTCACCATCAGGTCCATTAGCTTCTAGCTGGTCGCAGTTGCAGTGTGTCGGCAGAAACATATCGTCAAAACAGATCAAATGCATTGTTGCTACTGACATATGAGTGTTTTTACCCACcaaataattagcatattaccctGGTCCCTTCTATACCTCACAATACAGTGTTCAGCATTTATCATTGTAGTCTAATTATCTAACGTCTCACACCAACACCATTCCCAGAGATAAAAATATTCAACTGGGTTCCTCTTTCTGGGTCTGTGGTTCTTATTTATGAGAGAGATTTAAGGCATCCTTAGTCAAGAAATATCAAAAACCCAAGATTTAACTACTCAGGAACCCAGATATGATTTTAGTTGCCTTTCTTTCCTTTCATCTTATATGACTAAACAACATTATTGATTTCCATTTATGCTATTTCGCCCTGCACGCTGCAGCTTAGGCGCACAGTGACACGTGTCACCCCAGCAGGTGACCCCTCAACTCACCCTGTCGCAGAGCTCCTCAAAGGTGCAGTCTGCAATGGTCCCGCAGGCTTTGCCCAGCCTCAACTTCCTGCCCTGGATGTTCAGCGTTCGCGGTCGAGTAACTATGGAAACCAGAGCGCGAGAAAGGACAGTAATTATCAAACACGGAAACCCgtaacaaataaaaaatacatttaaaaaaacatgcacacactctAAAGGTCGTAAATGTTGTAATAATTCACATGGAGGTTATACTTTGTGGCGAATATTTTCTCAGTACAGGCCTAGCAAAGACGGATTAAGTGTAGGAAAATATTTCTTTCTGCCACTGCCTCTGAAGACAGACTGATTTACTCACTGTcgttctgcttctgtgccagcTCGTCAAACAGCCTGTCCACCATTGCCTCCACGTCAGCTTCGCTGGCACTGTGAAAAACAGCAACTCACCTTAATTTATTAGTCCTTCAGGGATGGGGGGGTGTTGTCATACATTTCCGAGAACCCATTTAGAAATAATTCGAGCAACTTCTGAAGTACTTTCTAACCGGGAATTCATGGTAAATAGTGTGACACAGTGGGACTTAAACAGGGGCAGCGGCCCTTGGCTTTTTATTGTTGATAGAATTTGGTCTTCCGGGGAAAACAAAATGGGAATGTTTGCAGTAAAAGAAAAGTAGGTGCAATCAGACAAGTATAGTTGTACAGAGTATAGTGCCACAGAGTATAACAGTACAGAGAATAGTGCTGCAGAACGCAAAGCTACTGAGAAGAAATTCTGAACCATTAGTGAAAGGATTTGATACATTGTATAAAGTGATCATTTAAAAGTCATGCATTATTAACACTGTTAAGTGGTTCTGATACACTAAGAGGCAAAACTCAGGTAGTTTAAATCCAGTCTCTTTCATAGCACAAAAAGATGCATTTTTCCATGATTTGTTTCCCTTACAGGTAGAATAATTTTCCAGCAGCTGGCTGATTGCTTTTCCGGTAGTCAATCCCGGAGTCCAAGCGCAGCGTGTGGCAATGTTCCTGAAAGAGACAGTTCAGTGATGACAAATCTTCCACAATCTGCACTCCTTCATTTACACTAAAAATACTTTTATCTTCCATCTCCCTTAAGAGGAGTTACACATCCGAAACCAGGCACACAACGCAATAATGAAAAAGCTTATTTTACGACAGAGTGGTTTTATTTTAGCTagttgctgtaaatatgtcataTTTATATATGCGGGCATAAGggtaatgtgtgtgtgagtttttcTTAAATCAGGTCTGACACCCAACAAGTTCTGTGCTGTTGCAAATACAAAAGCCTTAATAGCAACAGTTAGGAGAGATatatctgtgccatttgacacaagaataaaaaacaaattTTCTTTAACAAAAGAATTTCTTTACCTTCAACACAGCGATGAAAGGCACAAAATTAACCCTCTGTAGGCCATTTTTATACAGGTCTGaaaagaacacacacacattaagatTTTAGCTTTTGGTTATAGgcaagtgtttcccagtccggtccttggggacccgcagacggtcCGCAATTTTGCTACCGGGAGCAGGGAaggagcagaaacatggactgtcaggcagggagctgggaggaagcagaaacatggactgtcaggcagggagctgggagggagcagaaacatggactgtcaggcagggagctgggagggagcagaaacatggactgtcaggcagggagctgggaggaagcagaaacatggactgtcaggcagggagctgggagggagcagaaacatggactgtcaggcagggagctgggagggagcagaaacatggactgtcaggcagggagctgggagggagcagaaa from Brienomyrus brachyistius isolate T26 chromosome 14, BBRACH_0.4, whole genome shotgun sequence encodes the following:
- the afg1la gene encoding AFG1 like ATPase a, with product MSLVRDGTLREDQQQKAVLERLDQMHSVLKTYSNSPTSFLSKFFSKPKPPKGFYIYGDVGTGKTMVMDMFFLHAESEKKQRVHFHGFMLDVHKRIHRLKQSLPKRKAGKMAKSYDPIAPIAMEISEETSLLCFDEFQVTDIADAMILKQLFENLFMNGVVVVATSNRPPEDLYKNGLQRVNFVPFIAVLKEHCHTLRLDSGIDYRKSNQPAAGKLFYLASEADVEAMVDRLFDELAQKQNDITRPRTLNIQGRKLRLGKACGTIADCTFEELCDRPLGAIDYLEISRLFDTVFIRHIPLLTLHKKTQARRFITLIDTLYEHKVRVVILAETPLESIFVHDQHNHDDEHHRILMDDLGLTRDAAKDLAIFSGEEEVFAFQRTVSRLTEMQTEKYWSEGERKTT